Proteins encoded together in one Pseudoalteromonas xiamenensis window:
- the murG gene encoding undecaprenyldiphospho-muramoylpentapeptide beta-N-acetylglucosaminyltransferase, protein MSKHLLVVAGGTGGHIFPGIAVAETLKHAGWTVSWIGTADRMEAEVVPKHHIEIDFIEVKGVRGNGLKRLLSAPWMVTKAIKDAIAVIKKRQPDVILAMGGYVTGPVGIAARLLGIPLVIHEQNAVAGFSNRCLSRIASKVLAAFPGAFNGAEIVGNPVRASVVKLSPKEAVGALKVLVVGGSLGAQVFNDVLPEAFQTLSELGEIQIRHQTGRNNLPKVQSLYDAIGLSAQVDEFISDMDAAYDWADIVICRAGALTVSEIAAAGKLALFVPYPYAVDDHQTANAQFLVDGGAAHLIAQKDFNKESIVALLRPYFSARDAIYEKACIAKQLAVTDASQKVAAICEALTS, encoded by the coding sequence ATGAGTAAGCATTTATTGGTTGTTGCCGGAGGCACGGGTGGCCATATTTTCCCAGGAATTGCGGTTGCGGAGACATTAAAACACGCCGGTTGGACTGTCAGCTGGATAGGCACTGCAGATAGAATGGAAGCCGAAGTTGTACCAAAGCACCACATTGAAATCGACTTTATCGAAGTTAAAGGTGTGCGTGGCAATGGTTTAAAGCGTTTGTTGAGTGCACCTTGGATGGTCACAAAAGCAATTAAAGACGCCATCGCTGTGATTAAAAAGCGCCAACCAGACGTGATTTTAGCAATGGGAGGTTATGTTACAGGGCCCGTTGGGATTGCGGCTAGGTTGCTTGGGATACCACTGGTTATCCACGAACAAAATGCAGTTGCAGGGTTCAGTAATCGTTGCCTATCGCGCATCGCGTCAAAAGTGTTAGCGGCTTTTCCTGGTGCGTTTAATGGCGCGGAGATTGTTGGAAATCCGGTCAGAGCAAGTGTTGTAAAGCTTTCACCCAAAGAGGCTGTCGGCGCTTTAAAGGTGCTTGTGGTAGGTGGTTCATTAGGGGCACAAGTCTTTAATGACGTTTTGCCTGAAGCGTTTCAAACTTTAAGTGAACTAGGTGAAATACAGATTCGCCATCAGACAGGTCGCAATAATTTACCAAAAGTTCAATCGTTGTATGACGCCATTGGATTGTCGGCTCAAGTTGACGAATTTATTAGTGACATGGATGCGGCGTATGATTGGGCAGACATTGTGATTTGTCGAGCTGGCGCATTGACGGTGAGCGAAATTGCGGCGGCTGGAAAACTGGCGTTATTTGTTCCGTACCCATATGCGGTAGATGATCATCAGACAGCAAACGCTCAGTTTTTAGTTGATGGTGGCGCGGCACATTTAATCGCTCAAAAAGACTTTAACAAAGAAAGTATTGTGGCATTATTACGCCCTTATTTTTCAGCTCGTGACGCGATTTATGAAAAAGCCTGCATAGCGAAGCAACTTGCAGTGACTGACGCTAGCCAGAAAGTGGCAGCAATATGTGAAGCATTAACGAGTTAA
- the ftsW gene encoding cell division protein FtsW: protein MQLVDKVKEWFFPEPSSALYDVPLLYAMLCLIGVGFVMVTSASMPAGERIFGNPYHFTLRHGAFIALSSLLFVMATTVPMDWWKKANPYLLLIGVVLLLIVLVIGREVNGSKRWIPVGPVGIQAAELAKLFFFSYIAGYLVRKREEVQENLKGFAKPMAVFAVYASLILLQPDLGTVVVMFVTTVGLLFLAGAKLWQFFALILTGVGMVVLLIIVEPYRMARVVSFWEPWNDPFGKGYQLVQSLMAYSQGGWFGQGLGNSVQKLQYLPEAHNDFIFAVIGEELGFVGVVSILMLLATLVFRALFIGQKALKNGREYEGYLALGIGIWFAFQTMVNIGASAGILPTKGLTLPFVSQGGSSFMVMTVAAGVLFRIDFETKMATRQATTRGSKR from the coding sequence ATGCAACTTGTCGATAAAGTGAAAGAATGGTTTTTTCCGGAGCCCTCTAGTGCGCTCTACGATGTGCCATTGTTATATGCCATGTTGTGTTTGATAGGTGTTGGCTTTGTGATGGTAACAAGTGCCTCAATGCCGGCAGGCGAGCGAATTTTTGGCAACCCATATCACTTTACGTTAAGGCATGGTGCTTTTATCGCGTTATCAAGTTTATTGTTTGTAATGGCGACAACCGTACCGATGGATTGGTGGAAAAAAGCAAATCCATATTTGCTCCTTATCGGTGTTGTACTCTTGCTTATCGTATTAGTTATTGGTCGAGAAGTGAACGGTTCTAAGCGTTGGATCCCGGTAGGGCCTGTCGGTATTCAAGCCGCGGAATTGGCTAAGCTATTTTTCTTCAGTTACATAGCCGGTTATCTCGTACGCAAACGGGAAGAGGTTCAAGAAAACCTTAAAGGCTTTGCCAAACCAATGGCTGTGTTTGCCGTGTACGCTTCATTAATTTTGCTTCAACCGGATTTAGGCACGGTTGTTGTTATGTTCGTCACAACGGTGGGGTTACTGTTTTTGGCAGGCGCGAAACTATGGCAGTTCTTTGCACTAATATTGACCGGTGTTGGCATGGTGGTATTACTCATTATTGTTGAGCCATATCGGATGGCACGTGTTGTTAGCTTTTGGGAGCCGTGGAATGACCCATTCGGCAAAGGTTACCAACTGGTTCAATCGCTTATGGCGTACAGCCAAGGCGGCTGGTTTGGGCAGGGACTTGGCAATAGTGTCCAAAAGTTACAATACCTACCAGAAGCACATAATGACTTTATTTTTGCTGTTATCGGTGAAGAGCTTGGTTTTGTAGGCGTGGTCAGCATTTTGATGTTGTTAGCTACCTTAGTATTTCGTGCCTTATTTATTGGTCAAAAAGCCCTTAAAAATGGTCGTGAATATGAAGGATACTTAGCGCTTGGAATTGGGATCTGGTTTGCATTCCAAACCATGGTAAACATTGGCGCAAGCGCCGGTATTTTGCCAACCAAAGGCCTAACATTGCCTTTTGTGTCTCAAGGTGGTTCTAGTTTTATGGTGATGACCGTTGCTGCAGGCGTATTATTCCGCATTGATTTTGAAACAAAAATGGCAACGCGCCAAGCAACGACGCGAGGCTCAAAACGATGA
- the murD gene encoding UDP-N-acetylmuramoyl-L-alanine--D-glutamate ligase, producing MTYLDELKQKNIIVLGLGITGIGIVRFLLQHGITPKVVDSRNEPPGAAWLSQQNVDCDAVFGNLAEACLHKCDLLIVSPGIPLYEPNIANAIAQGVEVIGDIELFARFNDKPVIAVTGSNGKSTVVSLAAAVLKEAGFNVGLGGNIGTSALDLLSLDADVYVLELSSFQLETTHTLHCESAMILNLSEDHMDRYADFAAYCAAKQRIYSHAKRVVVNADDENTHFSMQPTRKQELVTVSLTQGDYSLVVEQQQAKFSAFGQPWFSTNSLSLLGGHNQFNALSVMALLQPFNVPVNVFERVFKSFVGLPHRCALVAEVNGVRYINDSKATNVGATIAAIESLYDALGQMIVIVGGDAKGADLSPLGPVLRKYCKSVLAFGQDGKAFLGLHPNAQLVADLGEAVSTAAAQATSGDQVLLAPACASLDMYSNYLARGEHFVSLVEAL from the coding sequence ATGACCTATTTAGATGAGTTAAAGCAAAAAAATATTATAGTCTTAGGCCTCGGCATAACGGGGATAGGGATTGTTCGTTTTTTGCTTCAACATGGTATTACGCCAAAAGTAGTGGACTCTCGCAACGAACCTCCTGGAGCGGCTTGGTTATCGCAACAGAATGTGGATTGTGATGCTGTATTTGGCAATTTAGCGGAAGCATGTTTGCACAAGTGCGATTTGCTCATTGTAAGCCCTGGTATTCCTCTGTATGAGCCGAACATTGCGAATGCGATTGCTCAGGGTGTTGAAGTAATTGGCGATATTGAATTATTTGCTCGTTTTAACGATAAACCAGTGATTGCGGTAACCGGATCGAATGGTAAATCGACCGTCGTTTCACTGGCGGCGGCTGTACTGAAAGAAGCCGGTTTCAATGTCGGCCTTGGTGGTAACATCGGTACTTCTGCGCTTGATTTACTCTCGCTTGATGCTGATGTGTACGTGTTGGAGTTGTCTAGTTTTCAGTTGGAAACTACGCACACGCTGCATTGCGAAAGCGCGATGATCTTGAACTTGTCTGAAGATCACATGGATCGATACGCGGATTTTGCCGCTTATTGTGCTGCGAAACAACGGATCTATTCACATGCAAAACGCGTTGTCGTTAATGCCGATGACGAAAATACGCACTTTTCGATGCAACCAACTCGCAAACAAGAGCTGGTGACAGTGTCGTTGACGCAAGGTGACTATAGCCTAGTTGTGGAGCAACAGCAGGCTAAATTCAGTGCATTTGGACAACCTTGGTTTTCGACAAATTCACTGAGCTTACTTGGCGGCCATAACCAGTTCAACGCGTTGTCCGTGATGGCTCTACTTCAACCGTTTAATGTTCCTGTGAATGTTTTTGAACGCGTTTTTAAGTCTTTTGTTGGGTTACCTCATCGCTGTGCGCTCGTCGCCGAAGTGAACGGGGTGCGCTATATCAATGACTCAAAAGCCACCAATGTGGGGGCGACTATCGCAGCGATTGAGAGTTTATATGACGCACTTGGGCAGATGATTGTCATTGTTGGTGGTGACGCAAAAGGTGCAGATTTGTCTCCTCTTGGGCCTGTGCTTCGCAAATACTGTAAATCGGTATTAGCATTTGGCCAAGACGGAAAAGCCTTTTTAGGACTCCACCCAAATGCTCAGCTTGTGGCTGACTTAGGCGAAGCAGTGAGCACTGCTGCTGCACAAGCAACGAGTGGAGACCAAGTTTTATTAGCACCAGCGTGCGCAAGTTTAGACATGTACAGCAACTACCTTGCTCGTGGTGAGCATTTTGTCTCTCTGGTGGAGGCACTCTGA
- the mraY gene encoding phospho-N-acetylmuramoyl-pentapeptide-transferase → MLVWLAEYLTQFYSGFNVFSYLTFRAILGILTALMLSLYFGPKLIRALQRMQIGQTVRNDGPESHFSKAGTPTMGGILILGSIFVSTLMWADLSNKYVWVTLFVVGSLGIVGFVDDYRKVIRKDSKGLIARWKYFWQSVIAISTACFMYFSSVNPSETMLVVPFFKDVLPQLGIFYLVVTYFVLVGTSNAVNLTDGLDGLAIVPTILVAGALAIIAYLSGNVNFSHYLNIPHLPLASELVVVCTAIVGAGLGFLWFNTYPAQVFMGDVGSLALGGALGIIAVLVRQELVLVIMGGVFVMEALSVILQVGSYKLRGQRIFRMAPIHHHYELKGWPEPRVIVRFWIISLILVLAGLATLKLR, encoded by the coding sequence ATGTTAGTTTGGCTGGCTGAATATCTGACACAATTTTACAGCGGATTTAATGTATTTTCATACTTAACATTCCGAGCTATTTTGGGCATTTTGACGGCTCTTATGTTGTCACTTTATTTTGGCCCTAAGTTGATCCGAGCACTTCAGCGCATGCAAATTGGACAAACAGTGCGTAACGATGGTCCAGAATCTCACTTCTCTAAAGCGGGTACGCCGACGATGGGTGGGATTTTAATTCTAGGCTCTATTTTTGTCAGCACGTTAATGTGGGCTGATCTGAGCAACAAGTATGTTTGGGTAACTCTATTTGTTGTTGGAAGTCTAGGTATTGTCGGGTTCGTCGATGATTATCGCAAAGTGATCCGAAAAGATTCCAAGGGGCTAATTGCTCGATGGAAATATTTTTGGCAATCCGTTATTGCGATCAGTACCGCTTGTTTTATGTACTTTTCATCTGTAAATCCATCGGAAACGATGTTGGTTGTGCCGTTCTTTAAAGACGTGCTTCCACAACTTGGTATTTTCTATTTAGTTGTGACGTATTTTGTACTTGTCGGTACGTCGAATGCTGTAAATCTCACCGACGGTTTAGATGGTTTGGCGATTGTCCCAACGATTTTAGTTGCTGGCGCGCTCGCAATCATTGCTTACCTATCAGGTAACGTGAACTTCTCGCATTACCTCAATATCCCTCATTTACCCCTTGCGAGTGAATTGGTTGTTGTGTGCACCGCGATTGTAGGCGCGGGTCTTGGCTTTTTGTGGTTTAACACTTACCCAGCGCAAGTGTTCATGGGCGATGTTGGGTCGTTGGCACTTGGTGGTGCGCTTGGCATTATTGCCGTACTCGTCCGTCAGGAGCTTGTGCTTGTTATCATGGGAGGAGTGTTTGTAATGGAAGCCTTGTCGGTCATTTTGCAAGTAGGCTCGTACAAGCTACGTGGTCAACGAATTTTCCGTATGGCACCGATTCACCACCACTATGAGTTAAAGGGATGGCCTGAACCTCGAGTGATTGTACGCTTTTGGATTATTTCATTAATTTTAGTTCTCGCTGGCTTAGCAACGTTGAAGTTACGATAG
- a CDS encoding UDP-N-acetylmuramoyl-tripeptide--D-alanyl-D-alanine ligase, whose protein sequence is MIAVDLNWIANVLNTDKPAHNLAVHQISTDTRSVRQGDVFVALQGEQFDAHDFVAQAVENGAIGVVVSKLVDVNIPQFLVADTKLALGELGKAVMSHVQPKTIAITGSVGKTTVKEMCAAILRQKGKVLATAGNFNNEIGVPLTLLRLSEEDEFAVIELGANHIGEIAYTVSLTQPDVATVCNVAPAHIEGFGSIDGVGQAKGEIFTGLKATGTALFNEECPYIVDWYHHLSSQSVVKFHSETPSDFYPTEISLDALARASFTLNTPDGTIRIQLPLSGRHNVINAVIAAALTSRVGASLDDIMNGLMQMAEVKGRVNVKQVNAHLTVIDDSYNANVKSVKAAIDLLADLPTHQVLVLGDMGELGPDAAQYHSEIGEYAKQKAIPALFALGPLSRSYVDAFGPDGQHFTTREALLQTLKNYLEEQQKEITVLVKGSRSARMELVADELVSESRHGKEGVVSC, encoded by the coding sequence ATGATTGCCGTCGATTTAAATTGGATTGCAAACGTACTGAATACGGACAAACCTGCACATAACCTCGCGGTACACCAAATTAGTACGGATACGCGAAGTGTAAGGCAAGGCGATGTATTTGTTGCGCTTCAAGGCGAACAGTTTGATGCTCATGACTTTGTAGCCCAAGCGGTTGAGAACGGCGCTATTGGCGTGGTGGTCTCAAAACTAGTTGATGTGAACATACCTCAATTTTTAGTTGCTGACACCAAGCTCGCTTTGGGTGAACTGGGCAAGGCTGTTATGAGTCATGTTCAACCCAAAACGATAGCAATTACGGGCAGTGTTGGCAAAACCACGGTTAAAGAAATGTGCGCTGCTATCCTTCGTCAAAAAGGGAAAGTGCTAGCAACCGCGGGAAATTTTAACAATGAAATTGGTGTACCATTAACGTTATTGCGACTCAGTGAAGAGGATGAATTCGCGGTGATTGAATTGGGGGCAAATCACATTGGTGAAATTGCGTACACGGTGTCTTTAACTCAGCCCGATGTTGCGACGGTCTGCAATGTTGCACCTGCTCATATTGAAGGTTTCGGTTCAATCGATGGTGTTGGTCAGGCAAAAGGGGAGATATTCACCGGGCTGAAAGCGACTGGCACAGCACTGTTTAATGAAGAATGTCCTTACATTGTGGATTGGTATCACCATTTGTCTTCACAGTCTGTAGTAAAGTTTCACAGTGAAACACCTAGTGACTTTTACCCTACCGAGATTTCGCTTGACGCTCTAGCGCGTGCAAGTTTTACCTTGAACACGCCTGATGGAACTATACGTATCCAGCTTCCTTTGTCTGGCCGCCATAACGTGATAAATGCGGTGATAGCAGCCGCTTTAACCAGTCGTGTAGGCGCGTCGCTAGACGACATCATGAATGGTCTTATGCAAATGGCAGAGGTGAAAGGTCGGGTAAACGTCAAACAAGTTAATGCTCACCTGACCGTAATTGATGACAGCTACAACGCGAATGTGAAATCGGTAAAAGCTGCAATCGATTTGCTCGCTGATTTACCAACACATCAAGTACTTGTGTTGGGGGACATGGGCGAATTGGGACCAGACGCCGCACAGTATCACTCGGAAATAGGCGAATATGCTAAGCAAAAGGCTATTCCTGCGTTATTTGCACTAGGACCGCTAAGTCGTTCATACGTTGACGCCTTTGGTCCTGATGGGCAGCATTTCACTACGCGTGAAGCATTGCTGCAAACGTTAAAAAATTACCTAGAAGAGCAACAAAAAGAAATTACCGTTTTAGTTAAAGGATCTCGAAGTGCACGCATGGAGTTAGTGGCAGACGAGCTAGTTTCAGAAAGCCGACACGGCAAAGAGGGAGTAGTATCATGTTAG
- a CDS encoding UDP-N-acetylmuramoyl-L-alanyl-D-glutamate--2,6-diaminopimelate ligase — MRDLKDVLTHFGKTIKSLMVNDLRIDSREVKEGDVFVALDGHQTHGAQFIDTAFSAGAVCALVNTANVSERHDERVIGVDNLEEQIAALATEFYRKPSSAIKLIGVTGTNGKSTTTALIANLATLCAHAGAVVGTLGYGKPDALVPLANTTPSHVDLARILNELKEGHQLVAMEVSSHGLSQGRVAGLEFDVGVFTNLSRDHLDYHGDMASYADAKLQLFKKHQPTFSVINVDDAIGQTWIKNDQVQSIVGFGRMSAQLSALPHFVAFQHEEYTPDGIHCEFVTSWGTCQIVTSLYGEFNLYNLAAAFATLLSLGFEFDALARAVSSLQTVAGRMQPFSAAGKPTCIVDYAHTPDALEQALKALQQHVPGKVTCVFGCGGDRDKGKRPQMAAIAQKYADKVIVTSDNPRTESPIAIIDDILTGFTSLQGVHVESDRARAIESAIAMSTPDSVVLIAGKGHEDYQIIGKDILPFCDRKVVQALLAGEAL; from the coding sequence ATGCGTGATTTAAAAGATGTACTTACGCATTTTGGGAAAACCATCAAAAGCTTGATGGTCAATGACTTGCGAATTGATAGCCGAGAAGTCAAAGAAGGGGACGTTTTTGTTGCCCTTGACGGCCATCAAACACATGGTGCACAGTTTATTGATACAGCATTTAGTGCTGGCGCAGTGTGCGCGCTAGTCAACACCGCGAACGTGTCGGAACGTCATGACGAACGTGTGATTGGCGTTGATAATTTAGAAGAGCAGATTGCGGCACTGGCGACGGAGTTTTATAGAAAACCGTCTTCAGCAATTAAGCTTATTGGTGTTACTGGGACTAATGGTAAATCCACCACAACGGCACTGATCGCGAATTTAGCAACGTTATGTGCACATGCCGGCGCGGTTGTTGGGACGTTAGGTTATGGTAAGCCGGATGCCCTCGTGCCTCTTGCAAATACGACGCCGAGTCATGTGGACCTCGCACGAATTTTGAACGAGTTGAAAGAAGGACATCAATTAGTTGCAATGGAAGTTTCTTCCCATGGCCTTTCTCAAGGTCGTGTCGCCGGACTTGAATTTGATGTTGGCGTTTTTACGAATTTAAGTCGCGACCATTTGGACTACCATGGCGACATGGCAAGTTACGCGGATGCAAAACTGCAACTATTTAAAAAGCACCAGCCTACTTTTTCCGTCATCAATGTTGATGATGCGATTGGACAAACTTGGATCAAAAACGATCAAGTACAGTCAATCGTTGGATTTGGGCGTATGAGTGCACAATTGAGTGCGCTACCACATTTCGTTGCGTTTCAGCATGAAGAATACACACCGGATGGGATCCATTGTGAATTTGTAACCAGTTGGGGAACGTGCCAAATTGTCACTTCGTTATACGGTGAATTCAATCTTTACAATCTTGCCGCAGCATTTGCCACTTTATTAAGTCTTGGCTTTGAGTTTGATGCACTGGCAAGAGCGGTTAGTAGCTTACAGACAGTCGCAGGTCGCATGCAGCCTTTTAGTGCTGCAGGCAAACCAACCTGTATCGTCGATTACGCACACACCCCAGATGCACTTGAACAAGCGCTCAAAGCGTTGCAACAACACGTACCAGGTAAAGTTACGTGTGTTTTTGGCTGCGGTGGTGATCGTGACAAAGGTAAGCGCCCACAGATGGCTGCAATCGCTCAAAAATATGCGGATAAAGTAATAGTCACAAGCGACAATCCTCGAACGGAATCACCGATAGCGATTATTGACGATATTCTCACCGGCTTTACCTCTTTGCAAGGTGTGCACGTTGAGTCAGACCGAGCTCGTGCGATTGAGTCCGCAATAGCAATGTCTACGCCAGATAGTGTGGTGTTAATCGCTGGCAAAGGGCATGAAGATTACCAAATCATTGGTAAAGATATCTTGCCGTTTTGCGACCGAAAAGTGGTGCAAGCGTTACTCGCAGGAGAGGCATTATGA